One segment of Rosa chinensis cultivar Old Blush chromosome 6, RchiOBHm-V2, whole genome shotgun sequence DNA contains the following:
- the LOC121050023 gene encoding uncharacterized protein LOC121050023, translated as MSKYREFRWTFIPSFTFSRRMACTSLHGRIWEIRYFPVIDSWNPPPTTGLLIKQGDSCIMLKRIAQKLFTLLNGNMYLQGALLFGNSSGSVDSAIPIESLEPSSEVAVINDVSTSTSTTPTLRARFVGQGYKQVCGQGYIYIYIYIYIYIYSKKPCSSIKEPKQWSNC; from the exons ATGTCGAAGTACAGAGAG tttaggtGGACCTTTATCCCTAGTTTTACATTCAGCAGGAGGATGGCTTGCACGTCTCTACATGGAAGAATATGGGAAATCAGATATTTCCCTGTTATTGACTCTTGGAACCCCCCACCA ACCACGGGGTTATTGATCAAACAAGGGGACTCCTGTATTATGTTGAAAAGAATTGCTCAAAAGCTGTTTACACTCCTGAACGGAAATAT GTATCTCCAAGGTGCTCTCTTATTTGGCAACTCAAGTGGAAGTGTTGATTCTGCAATTCCAATAGAGAGTTTAGAACCCTCATCAGAGGTTGCTGTTATAAATGATGTGAGCACTTCAACATCAACCACACCCACTTTGCGTGCACGCTTCGTGGGGCAAGGGTATAAGCAG GTTTGTGGgcagggatatatatatatatatatatatatatatatatatatatattcaaagaaACCCTGCAGTAGCATCAAAGAGCCTAAGCAATGGAGCAACTGCTAG